One window of Scheffersomyces stipitis CBS 6054 chromosome 1, whole genome shotgun sequence genomic DNA carries:
- the EGC2 gene encoding Endo-1,4-beta-glucanase (endo-1,4-beta-glucanase (cellulase), (glycosyl hydrolase family 5); (EBG1) similar to bacterial [Clostridium thermocellum]) — protein MSTGFLTTKNTKIVDANGTPVVLVGTAIGGHLNMENFITGYPGHETEHKKVLKKKIGEEKFNFFFDKFYEYFWTEKDAEFYKNELGFNCLRIPFNYRHFIDDEVDLFKINPKGFERLDRVIDICSKYGIYTILDLHATPGGQNQDWHADSGIHKSIFWDFKVFQDSMVNLWVELAKHYKDNTWVAGYNPLNEPASPDHSKLVNFYQRLQDEVRPIDPHHIFFLDGNTYSMDFRQFPAPKDFIPNSVYSIHDYSTFGFPNIQGTLYAGTAAEKDKLKRQYDRKVEYHLEHNVPVWNGEFGPVYASKERGDEDPDTINRARYQVLKDQLAIYKKGDPSGDGTPISWSIWLYKDIGYQGLTYVDPESKWYKVFGEFLLKKKKLGLDRWGNDIDPAYNKLYQDLIDHIHSNVPEKYHKALYPHGWTTQDYLFRVAKDMLFSQYAQHEYADLFVGLSFEELDELAASFKFENIKQRKELNEILKDY, from the coding sequence ATGTCTACCGGATTCTTAACTACCAAGAACACCAAGATCGTCGATGCTAACGGAACCCCAGTCGTTCTTGTCGGTACTGCCATCGGTGGTCACTTGAACATGGAAAACTTCATCACTGGTTACCCAGGTCACGAAACCGAACACAAGAaggtcttgaagaagaagatcggtgaagaaaagttcaacttcttctttgacaaGTTCTACGAATACTTCTGGACTGAAAAGGATGCCgaattctacaagaacGAATTGGGCTTCAACTGTTTGAGAATTCCTTTCAACTACCGTCACTTCATCGATGACGAAGttgacttgttcaagatcaaccCTAAGGGTTTCGAAAGATTGGACAGAGTCATCGACATCTGTTCCAAGTACGGTATCTACACCATCTTGGACTTGCACGCTACTCCAGGTGGTCAAAACCAGGACTGGCACGCTGACTCCGGTATCCACAAGTCTATCTTCTGGGACTTCAAGGTCTTCCAAGACTCTATGGTCAACTTGTGGGTTGAACTTGCCAAGCACTACAAGGACAACACCTGGGTTGCTGGTTACAATCCTTTGAACGAACCTGCTTCGCCAGACCACctgaagttggtcaacttcTACCAAAGATTGCAAGATGAAGTCAGACCAATTGACCCTCACcacatcttcttccttgacgGTAACACTTACTCCATGGACTTCAGACAATTCCCAGCTCCAAAGGACTTCATTCCTAACTCTGTCTACTCCATCCACGACTACTCTACCTTCGGTTTCCCAAACATCCAAGGTACCTTGTACGCCGGTACTGCTGCTGAAaaggacaagttgaagagacAATACGACCGTAAGGTTGAATACCATCTTGAACACAATGTTCCCGTCTGGAACGGTGAATTCGGTCCAGTCTACGCTTCTAAGGAAAGAGGTGATGAAGACCCAGACACCATCAACAGAGCTCGTTACCAAGTGTTGAAGGACCAATTGGCCATCTACAAGAAGGGTGACCCATCTGGTGACGGTACCCCAATCTCCTGGTCCATTTGGTTGTACAAGGACATTGGTTACCAAGGTTTGACTTACGTTGACCCTGAATCCAAGTGGTACAAGGTCTTCGGTgaattcttgttgaagaagaagaagttgggtCTCGACAGATGGGGTAACGACATCGACCCAGCctacaacaagttgtacCAGGACTTGATCGACCACATCCACAGCAACGTCCCAGAAAAGTACCACAAGGCTCTTTACCCTCACGGCTGGACCACTCAAGACTACTTGTTCAGAGTTGCTAAGGACATGTTGTTCTCTCAATACGCTCAACACGAATACGCTGACTTGTTCGTCGGTCTTtcgtttgaagaattggacgaACTTGctgcttccttcaagtttgaaaacatcaagcaaagaaaggaattgaacgaaatcttgaaggaCTACTAG